In one window of Rhinopithecus roxellana isolate Shanxi Qingling chromosome 15, ASM756505v1, whole genome shotgun sequence DNA:
- the POU2F3 gene encoding POU domain, class 2, transcription factor 3 isoform X2, with amino-acid sequence MNDAKDIKMSGDVADSTDARNTLSQVEPGNDRNGLDFNRQIKTEDLSDSLQQTLSHRPCHLSQGPAMMSGNQMSGVNASPCQDMASLHPLQQLVLVPGHLQSVSQFLLSQTQPGQQGLQPNLLPFPQQQSSLLLPQTGPGLASQAVGRPGLPGSSLEPHLEASQHLPVPKHLPSSGGADEPSDLEELEKFAKTFKQRRIKLGFTQGDVGLAMGKLYGNDFSQTTISRFEALNLSFKNMCKLKPLLEKWLNDAESSPSDPSVSTPSSYPSLSEVFGRKRKKRTSIETNIRLTLEKRFQDNPKPSSEEISMIAEQLSMEKEVVRVWFCNRRQKEKRINCPVATPIKPPVYNSRLVSPSGSLGPLSVPPVHSTMPGTVTSSCSPGNNSRPSSPGSGLHASSPTASQNNSKASVNSASSFNSSGSWYRWNHPTYLH; translated from the exons ATTAAAACCGAAGATCTCAGTGACTCCCTGCAGCAGACCCTCTCCCATCGGCCATGCCACCTGAGTCAAGGACCTGCCATGATGTCCGGAAACCAAATGTCTGGGGTAAATGCCAGCCCATGTCAG GACATGGCTTCCCTCCATCCACTCCAGCAGCTTGTGCTGGTTCCCGGCCACTTACAGTCTGTATCCCAGTTCCTGCTATCTcagacccagcctgggcaacaag GTCTGCAGCCAAAtctcctcccctttccacagCAACAAAGCAGTCTCCTCCTCCCACAGACTGGGCCGGGACTGGCATCCCAG GCAGTTGGGCGCCCTGGGCTGCCAGGATCCTCTTTAGAACCCCACCTGGAAGCATCCCAGCATCTCCCGGTGCCCAAGCATCTACCCAGCTCTGGAGGGGCCGATGAGCCCAGTGACCTCGAGGAACTGGAGAAGTTTGCCAAGACCTTCAAGCAGAGGCGCATTAAGCTGGGCTTCACACAG GGAGATGTGGGGCTGGCGATGGGAAAGCTGTATGGCAACGACTTCAGCCAGACCACCATCTCGCGATTTGAGGCCCTCAACCTGAGCTTCAAGAACATGTGCAAGCTCAAGCCCCTGCTGGAGAAGTGGCTGAATGATGCAG AGTCCTCTCCGTCAGACCCCTCAGTGAGCACGCCCAGCTCCTACCCCAGCCTCAGTGAAGTAtttggaaggaagagaaagaaacggACCAGCATCGAGACCAACATCCGCCTGACTCTGGAGAAGAGGTTTCAAGAT AACCCAAAACCCAGCTCGGAGGAGATCTCCATGATTGCAGAGCAGTTGTCCATGGAGAAGGAGGTGGTGAGAGTCTGGTTCTGCAACCGACGCCAAAAGGAGAAGCGAATCAACTGCCCTGTGGCCACACCCATCAAACCACCTGTCTACAATTCCCGGCTG GTATCTCCCTCAGGGTCTCTGGGTCCCCTCTCTGTCCCTCCTGTCCACAGTACCATGCCTGGAACAG TAACGTCATCCTGTTCCCCTGGGAACAACAGCAGGCCTTCATCTCCTGGCTCAGGACTCCACGCCAGCAGCCCCACTGCATCTCAAAATAACTCCAAAGCATCAGTGAACTCCGCCTCCAGTTTTAACTCTTCAGG atCTTGGTACCGATGGAATCATCCCACCTACCTCCACTGA
- the POU2F3 gene encoding POU domain, class 2, transcription factor 3 isoform X1: MVNLESMHTDIKMSGDVADSTDARNTLSQVEPGNDRNGLDFNRQIKTEDLSDSLQQTLSHRPCHLSQGPAMMSGNQMSGVNASPCQDMASLHPLQQLVLVPGHLQSVSQFLLSQTQPGQQGLQPNLLPFPQQQSSLLLPQTGPGLASQAVGRPGLPGSSLEPHLEASQHLPVPKHLPSSGGADEPSDLEELEKFAKTFKQRRIKLGFTQGDVGLAMGKLYGNDFSQTTISRFEALNLSFKNMCKLKPLLEKWLNDAESSPSDPSVSTPSSYPSLSEVFGRKRKKRTSIETNIRLTLEKRFQDNPKPSSEEISMIAEQLSMEKEVVRVWFCNRRQKEKRINCPVATPIKPPVYNSRLVSPSGSLGPLSVPPVHSTMPGTVTSSCSPGNNSRPSSPGSGLHASSPTASQNNSKASVNSASSFNSSGSWYRWNHPTYLH, encoded by the exons ATTAAAACCGAAGATCTCAGTGACTCCCTGCAGCAGACCCTCTCCCATCGGCCATGCCACCTGAGTCAAGGACCTGCCATGATGTCCGGAAACCAAATGTCTGGGGTAAATGCCAGCCCATGTCAG GACATGGCTTCCCTCCATCCACTCCAGCAGCTTGTGCTGGTTCCCGGCCACTTACAGTCTGTATCCCAGTTCCTGCTATCTcagacccagcctgggcaacaag GTCTGCAGCCAAAtctcctcccctttccacagCAACAAAGCAGTCTCCTCCTCCCACAGACTGGGCCGGGACTGGCATCCCAG GCAGTTGGGCGCCCTGGGCTGCCAGGATCCTCTTTAGAACCCCACCTGGAAGCATCCCAGCATCTCCCGGTGCCCAAGCATCTACCCAGCTCTGGAGGGGCCGATGAGCCCAGTGACCTCGAGGAACTGGAGAAGTTTGCCAAGACCTTCAAGCAGAGGCGCATTAAGCTGGGCTTCACACAG GGAGATGTGGGGCTGGCGATGGGAAAGCTGTATGGCAACGACTTCAGCCAGACCACCATCTCGCGATTTGAGGCCCTCAACCTGAGCTTCAAGAACATGTGCAAGCTCAAGCCCCTGCTGGAGAAGTGGCTGAATGATGCAG AGTCCTCTCCGTCAGACCCCTCAGTGAGCACGCCCAGCTCCTACCCCAGCCTCAGTGAAGTAtttggaaggaagagaaagaaacggACCAGCATCGAGACCAACATCCGCCTGACTCTGGAGAAGAGGTTTCAAGAT AACCCAAAACCCAGCTCGGAGGAGATCTCCATGATTGCAGAGCAGTTGTCCATGGAGAAGGAGGTGGTGAGAGTCTGGTTCTGCAACCGACGCCAAAAGGAGAAGCGAATCAACTGCCCTGTGGCCACACCCATCAAACCACCTGTCTACAATTCCCGGCTG GTATCTCCCTCAGGGTCTCTGGGTCCCCTCTCTGTCCCTCCTGTCCACAGTACCATGCCTGGAACAG TAACGTCATCCTGTTCCCCTGGGAACAACAGCAGGCCTTCATCTCCTGGCTCAGGACTCCACGCCAGCAGCCCCACTGCATCTCAAAATAACTCCAAAGCATCAGTGAACTCCGCCTCCAGTTTTAACTCTTCAGG atCTTGGTACCGATGGAATCATCCCACCTACCTCCACTGA
- the POU2F3 gene encoding POU domain, class 2, transcription factor 3 isoform X4 has product MLATLSARWSQIKTEDLSDSLQQTLSHRPCHLSQGPAMMSGNQMSGVNASPCQDMASLHPLQQLVLVPGHLQSVSQFLLSQTQPGQQGLQPNLLPFPQQQSSLLLPQTGPGLASQAVGRPGLPGSSLEPHLEASQHLPVPKHLPSSGGADEPSDLEELEKFAKTFKQRRIKLGFTQGDVGLAMGKLYGNDFSQTTISRFEALNLSFKNMCKLKPLLEKWLNDAESSPSDPSVSTPSSYPSLSEVFGRKRKKRTSIETNIRLTLEKRFQDNPKPSSEEISMIAEQLSMEKEVVRVWFCNRRQKEKRINCPVATPIKPPVYNSRLVSPSGSLGPLSVPPVHSTMPGTVTSSCSPGNNSRPSSPGSGLHASSPTASQNNSKASVNSASSFNSSGSWYRWNHPTYLH; this is encoded by the exons ATTAAAACCGAAGATCTCAGTGACTCCCTGCAGCAGACCCTCTCCCATCGGCCATGCCACCTGAGTCAAGGACCTGCCATGATGTCCGGAAACCAAATGTCTGGGGTAAATGCCAGCCCATGTCAG GACATGGCTTCCCTCCATCCACTCCAGCAGCTTGTGCTGGTTCCCGGCCACTTACAGTCTGTATCCCAGTTCCTGCTATCTcagacccagcctgggcaacaag GTCTGCAGCCAAAtctcctcccctttccacagCAACAAAGCAGTCTCCTCCTCCCACAGACTGGGCCGGGACTGGCATCCCAG GCAGTTGGGCGCCCTGGGCTGCCAGGATCCTCTTTAGAACCCCACCTGGAAGCATCCCAGCATCTCCCGGTGCCCAAGCATCTACCCAGCTCTGGAGGGGCCGATGAGCCCAGTGACCTCGAGGAACTGGAGAAGTTTGCCAAGACCTTCAAGCAGAGGCGCATTAAGCTGGGCTTCACACAG GGAGATGTGGGGCTGGCGATGGGAAAGCTGTATGGCAACGACTTCAGCCAGACCACCATCTCGCGATTTGAGGCCCTCAACCTGAGCTTCAAGAACATGTGCAAGCTCAAGCCCCTGCTGGAGAAGTGGCTGAATGATGCAG AGTCCTCTCCGTCAGACCCCTCAGTGAGCACGCCCAGCTCCTACCCCAGCCTCAGTGAAGTAtttggaaggaagagaaagaaacggACCAGCATCGAGACCAACATCCGCCTGACTCTGGAGAAGAGGTTTCAAGAT AACCCAAAACCCAGCTCGGAGGAGATCTCCATGATTGCAGAGCAGTTGTCCATGGAGAAGGAGGTGGTGAGAGTCTGGTTCTGCAACCGACGCCAAAAGGAGAAGCGAATCAACTGCCCTGTGGCCACACCCATCAAACCACCTGTCTACAATTCCCGGCTG GTATCTCCCTCAGGGTCTCTGGGTCCCCTCTCTGTCCCTCCTGTCCACAGTACCATGCCTGGAACAG TAACGTCATCCTGTTCCCCTGGGAACAACAGCAGGCCTTCATCTCCTGGCTCAGGACTCCACGCCAGCAGCCCCACTGCATCTCAAAATAACTCCAAAGCATCAGTGAACTCCGCCTCCAGTTTTAACTCTTCAGG atCTTGGTACCGATGGAATCATCCCACCTACCTCCACTGA
- the POU2F3 gene encoding POU domain, class 2, transcription factor 3 isoform X5, which yields MMSGNQMSGVNASPCQDMASLHPLQQLVLVPGHLQSVSQFLLSQTQPGQQGLQPNLLPFPQQQSSLLLPQTGPGLASQAVGRPGLPGSSLEPHLEASQHLPVPKHLPSSGGADEPSDLEELEKFAKTFKQRRIKLGFTQGDVGLAMGKLYGNDFSQTTISRFEALNLSFKNMCKLKPLLEKWLNDAESSPSDPSVSTPSSYPSLSEVFGRKRKKRTSIETNIRLTLEKRFQDNPKPSSEEISMIAEQLSMEKEVVRVWFCNRRQKEKRINCPVATPIKPPVYNSRLVSPSGSLGPLSVPPVHSTMPGTVTSSCSPGNNSRPSSPGSGLHASSPTASQNNSKASVNSASSFNSSGSWYRWNHPTYLH from the exons ATGATGTCCGGAAACCAAATGTCTGGGGTAAATGCCAGCCCATGTCAG GACATGGCTTCCCTCCATCCACTCCAGCAGCTTGTGCTGGTTCCCGGCCACTTACAGTCTGTATCCCAGTTCCTGCTATCTcagacccagcctgggcaacaag GTCTGCAGCCAAAtctcctcccctttccacagCAACAAAGCAGTCTCCTCCTCCCACAGACTGGGCCGGGACTGGCATCCCAG GCAGTTGGGCGCCCTGGGCTGCCAGGATCCTCTTTAGAACCCCACCTGGAAGCATCCCAGCATCTCCCGGTGCCCAAGCATCTACCCAGCTCTGGAGGGGCCGATGAGCCCAGTGACCTCGAGGAACTGGAGAAGTTTGCCAAGACCTTCAAGCAGAGGCGCATTAAGCTGGGCTTCACACAG GGAGATGTGGGGCTGGCGATGGGAAAGCTGTATGGCAACGACTTCAGCCAGACCACCATCTCGCGATTTGAGGCCCTCAACCTGAGCTTCAAGAACATGTGCAAGCTCAAGCCCCTGCTGGAGAAGTGGCTGAATGATGCAG AGTCCTCTCCGTCAGACCCCTCAGTGAGCACGCCCAGCTCCTACCCCAGCCTCAGTGAAGTAtttggaaggaagagaaagaaacggACCAGCATCGAGACCAACATCCGCCTGACTCTGGAGAAGAGGTTTCAAGAT AACCCAAAACCCAGCTCGGAGGAGATCTCCATGATTGCAGAGCAGTTGTCCATGGAGAAGGAGGTGGTGAGAGTCTGGTTCTGCAACCGACGCCAAAAGGAGAAGCGAATCAACTGCCCTGTGGCCACACCCATCAAACCACCTGTCTACAATTCCCGGCTG GTATCTCCCTCAGGGTCTCTGGGTCCCCTCTCTGTCCCTCCTGTCCACAGTACCATGCCTGGAACAG TAACGTCATCCTGTTCCCCTGGGAACAACAGCAGGCCTTCATCTCCTGGCTCAGGACTCCACGCCAGCAGCCCCACTGCATCTCAAAATAACTCCAAAGCATCAGTGAACTCCGCCTCCAGTTTTAACTCTTCAGG atCTTGGTACCGATGGAATCATCCCACCTACCTCCACTGA